One window from the genome of bacterium encodes:
- a CDS encoding sigma-70 family RNA polymerase sigma factor, producing MATARKKAKMKKTGSKKPAKRIAKKKLAPKRKTVSSRAKAVVRKAVIGVKAKAQNEKAAKAEALIVKGRERGYITYSEILKAFPTIEEDVSFLDSLYERFATIGIDILEGGMLEDHADEYLATRNIKQRGDSTGYDSIQIYLREIGQYPLLTAAEERELAQRIEKGDDEARNILARSNLRLVVSIAKKYVGRSPDLTLLDLIQEGNLGLFKAVDKFDWKKGYKFSTYATWWIRQAITRALADQSRTIRIPVHMVETIAKYKQVSRRLSQALGRDPQPEEIAVEMGVEPEKIYQIEKINQDTLSLENPVGDGDDGGSSTLGDFIADDKVPSPVQESSERILGEQVRDILGDLSPKERKILEMRHGLLDGIYHTLEEVGKEFGVTRERIRQIEAKALEKIRTHDKSRRLKSY from the coding sequence ATGGCTACCGCACGCAAAAAGGCGAAGATGAAGAAAACGGGAAGCAAGAAGCCCGCGAAACGTATCGCGAAGAAAAAGCTGGCGCCTAAGCGCAAAACGGTTTCTTCCCGCGCCAAGGCGGTCGTCCGTAAGGCGGTGATCGGCGTGAAGGCGAAGGCGCAAAACGAGAAAGCGGCGAAAGCCGAGGCGCTTATCGTCAAAGGCCGCGAGCGCGGGTACATCACCTACAGCGAAATTTTAAAGGCCTTCCCGACGATCGAGGAAGACGTCTCGTTCCTCGACTCCCTTTATGAGCGTTTCGCGACGATCGGCATCGATATCCTCGAAGGCGGCATGCTCGAAGACCATGCGGACGAATACCTCGCGACGAGGAACATCAAGCAGCGGGGGGATTCGACCGGCTACGACTCGATCCAGATATACCTTCGCGAGATCGGCCAGTATCCGCTTCTGACCGCGGCCGAAGAGCGCGAACTCGCCCAGAGGATCGAGAAAGGGGACGACGAGGCGCGGAACATCCTCGCCCGTTCGAACCTGCGGCTTGTGGTATCGATCGCGAAGAAGTACGTGGGCCGTTCGCCCGACCTCACCCTTCTTGACCTCATCCAGGAAGGGAACCTGGGGCTTTTCAAAGCAGTTGATAAGTTCGACTGGAAGAAGGGATATAAGTTTTCCACCTACGCCACATGGTGGATCCGCCAGGCGATCACGCGTGCCCTTGCCGACCAGTCGCGCACTATCCGCATTCCGGTCCATATGGTCGAGACCATCGCCAAGTACAAACAGGTATCGCGCCGCCTCTCGCAGGCCCTCGGACGCGATCCGCAGCCGGAGGAAATAGCGGTCGAGATGGGCGTCGAGCCGGAGAAGATATACCAGATCGAGAAGATCAATCAGGACACGCTCTCGCTTGAGAATCCCGTCGGGGACGGGGATGATGGCGGAAGCTCGACCCTGGGCGATTTCATTGCCGACGACAAGGTCCCGAGTCCCGTGCAGGAATCTTCCGAGCGTATCCTCGGAGAGCAGGTCCGCGACATCCTCGGCGACCTCTCCCCGAAAGAGCGCAAAATCCTTGAGATGCGCCACGGGCTTCTCGACGGCATCTATCATACGCTTGAAGAGGTGGGGAAGGAATTTGGCGTGACGCGCGAGCGCATCCGGCAGATCGAGGCAAAGGCGCTCGAGAAGATCAGGACGCATGACAAGTCGAGGAGACTGAAGAGCTACTAA
- a CDS encoding carbonic anhydrase: MSAQGTFATALNCMDGRCQEKAYMFAQQASGADFIDMITEPGIDGLLSGTHSVVSAEDIPGKISWIRAKAEISAKGHGSKQCVIFGHCGCAGNQVTFEEHRAHLLAALEKVRGWGLFDEVRAAAFTEDWTLEEVRSA, encoded by the coding sequence ATGTCGGCACAAGGAACATTCGCGACCGCGCTCAACTGCATGGATGGACGCTGCCAGGAGAAGGCATACATGTTCGCACAGCAGGCATCCGGCGCGGACTTTATAGATATGATCACCGAGCCCGGCATCGACGGGCTTCTCTCCGGGACGCATTCAGTGGTTTCTGCGGAGGATATTCCCGGAAAGATCTCTTGGATACGGGCCAAGGCCGAAATCTCGGCGAAAGGGCACGGGTCAAAGCAGTGCGTCATTTTCGGACACTGCGGTTGCGCGGGCAACCAAGTTACGTTTGAAGAACACAGGGCGCACCTTCTCGCGGCTCTTGAGAAAGTTCGCGGATGGGGGCTTTTTGATGAAGTAAGAGCAGCGGCATTCACCGAAGACTGGACCCTTGAAGAGGTTCGCAGCGCCTAA